A section of the Kribbella sp. HUAS MG21 genome encodes:
- a CDS encoding GNAT family N-acetyltransferase produces MSYSLPIETDRLLLRRYVETDYDDLLKLQSNPDVTRFLLYDVRTPEQVKEALTGRLADVPMDKDGQALTVAVILRDTGRHLGEVTLFLNSVEQRTGELGYVFHPESHGHGYAAEASVELLRLGFEELGMHRIIARLDARNEGSVKLLQRLGLRQEAHFVKNEYLKGEWTDELVFAMLFEEWELHNP; encoded by the coding sequence GTGAGCTACAGCCTGCCGATCGAGACCGACCGTCTCCTCCTGCGCCGCTACGTCGAGACCGACTACGACGACCTGCTGAAACTGCAGTCGAACCCTGACGTCACACGTTTTCTGCTGTACGACGTCCGCACGCCCGAGCAGGTCAAGGAGGCCCTCACCGGCCGGCTGGCCGATGTCCCGATGGACAAGGACGGTCAGGCGCTCACCGTCGCCGTGATCCTGCGGGACACCGGCCGGCACCTGGGCGAGGTGACGCTGTTCCTGAACAGCGTCGAGCAGCGCACCGGCGAGCTCGGGTACGTCTTCCACCCGGAGTCGCATGGCCACGGGTACGCCGCCGAGGCGTCGGTCGAGCTGCTCCGGCTCGGGTTCGAGGAGCTCGGCATGCACCGGATCATCGCGCGCCTGGACGCCCGCAACGAGGGCTCGGTGAAACTGCTGCAGCGCCTCGGCCTGCGCCAGGAGGCGCACTTCGTGAAGAACGAGTACCTGAAGGGCGAGTGGACCGACGAACTCGTGTTCGCGATGCTCTTCGAGGAATGGGAGCTCCACAATCCGTAA
- a CDS encoding peptidase C39 family protein: protein MTSARSVTALVLGAVVLSAGTLPSEAVKVAPPRQIAYQTWTSTDDFLAGQRFGTTVTDGALTFGTSTGTRSYVDPFGDGTAKTYDQTSWVSPQVSTGFGLTELIASWNATTPPGTWVEVSMAGTTNLGTTTKWYVLGRWSSGDDTAAGDIHRTSVPSQGDANGSVAVDTFQSASGQWLDRWQLKVTLYRLSGTTQSPTVRSVGAMASQLPAEKKVAVSPLGGAQGIVLDVPTYSQETHIGHYPQWDGGGEAWCSATSTAMVLDYYGAGPTAAETAWVDPSDADPQVDHAARSVFDYAYDGAGNWPFNTAYAGTRGVDGFVTRLRSLTEAEQFIKAGIPLIASLSFKKGDLPGAGYGTNGHLMVIVGFDQNGDVVVNDPASHLIPSNDQVRTTYDREAFENAWVPHSGGLVYVIHPEGVPLPTPSGPQHNW, encoded by the coding sequence ATGACCTCCGCCCGTTCCGTCACCGCACTCGTCCTAGGTGCGGTCGTGCTCAGCGCCGGCACCCTGCCGAGCGAAGCCGTGAAGGTCGCACCGCCACGGCAGATCGCCTACCAGACCTGGACGTCGACCGACGACTTCCTGGCCGGTCAGCGGTTCGGCACCACCGTCACCGACGGCGCCCTCACGTTCGGCACCTCGACCGGCACCAGGTCGTACGTCGACCCGTTCGGCGACGGCACCGCGAAGACGTACGACCAGACCAGCTGGGTCTCGCCGCAGGTCAGCACCGGCTTCGGTCTCACCGAGCTGATCGCGTCCTGGAACGCCACGACCCCGCCGGGAACGTGGGTCGAGGTGTCGATGGCCGGGACCACGAACCTCGGCACCACCACCAAGTGGTACGTGCTCGGCCGCTGGTCGTCCGGCGACGACACCGCGGCCGGCGACATCCACCGGACCTCGGTGCCCAGCCAGGGCGACGCCAACGGGTCCGTTGCCGTCGACACCTTCCAGTCCGCGTCCGGCCAGTGGCTCGACCGCTGGCAGCTCAAGGTGACCCTGTACCGGCTGAGCGGCACCACGCAGTCGCCGACCGTCCGCTCGGTCGGCGCGATGGCGTCCCAGCTGCCGGCCGAGAAGAAGGTTGCCGTCAGCCCCCTCGGCGGCGCGCAGGGCATCGTCCTCGACGTACCGACGTACTCCCAGGAGACGCACATCGGCCACTACCCGCAGTGGGACGGCGGCGGCGAGGCCTGGTGCTCGGCGACCTCGACCGCGATGGTGCTCGACTACTACGGCGCCGGCCCGACCGCGGCGGAGACCGCCTGGGTCGACCCCTCCGACGCGGATCCCCAGGTGGACCACGCGGCCCGCTCGGTGTTCGACTACGCGTACGACGGCGCGGGCAACTGGCCGTTCAACACGGCGTACGCCGGAACGCGCGGCGTGGACGGTTTCGTGACGCGGCTGCGGTCGCTGACCGAGGCGGAGCAGTTCATCAAGGCCGGGATCCCGCTGATCGCGTCGCTGTCGTTCAAGAAGGGCGACCTGCCCGGCGCGGGTTACGGCACGAACGGGCACCTGATGGTGATCGTCGGCTTCGACCAGAACGGCGACGTCGTCGTCAACGACCCGGCGTCACACCTGATCCCGAGCAACGACCAGGTGCGCACGACGTACGACCGGGAAGCCTTCGAGAACGCATGGGTCCCGCACTCGGGCGGTCTGGTCTACGTGATCCACCCCGAGGGCGTGCCGCTCCCGACGCCGTCGGGTCCGCAGCACAACTGGTAG
- a CDS encoding neutral zinc metallopeptidase yields MSSPYGYGGPRQDRPVGPPPGVLPPPQAAPWPPQQGQYPQQGQYPQQGQYPPRGQFGPSFGPGQFNGFQPPRRRGGGFRLVLLGFTMLIFIGISAAVLAVVLWTGADSTDTAGPEEPEVTGPSIVPTPTTTPEKGTAEDYLLNADVYRTGPLQEQNCPAANLGSGSLASQKVYYQRLFKCLNDAWRPIFKDLGQNKPDPGLVVFDQPVSTACGNFQPLSGRVLAFYCYGNQVMYVDVKQMNRAFGPQQDLAYLMTIAHEYGHHVQGVTGLFYARAVYLQDHPERKLDSSRRNELQASCFAGVFSKAVAKSYPLTDREDEFKEQSSNSFGESPSTPDDERTHGLATSQGFWIQNGYNIGANKACDTFAAPERLVQ; encoded by the coding sequence GTGAGCAGCCCGTACGGGTACGGCGGTCCGCGCCAGGACCGGCCGGTGGGTCCGCCGCCGGGTGTCCTGCCGCCGCCGCAAGCCGCGCCGTGGCCGCCCCAGCAGGGCCAGTACCCGCAGCAGGGCCAGTACCCGCAGCAAGGTCAGTACCCGCCGCGCGGTCAGTTCGGTCCGTCGTTCGGTCCCGGCCAGTTCAACGGCTTCCAGCCGCCGCGGCGGCGTGGCGGCGGCTTCCGGCTGGTCCTGCTCGGGTTCACGATGCTGATCTTCATCGGGATCTCGGCGGCCGTCCTGGCGGTCGTGCTGTGGACAGGTGCTGACAGCACCGACACCGCCGGGCCGGAGGAGCCGGAGGTGACCGGTCCGTCGATCGTGCCGACCCCGACCACCACGCCGGAGAAGGGCACCGCCGAGGACTACCTGCTGAACGCCGACGTCTACCGCACCGGTCCGCTGCAGGAGCAGAACTGTCCCGCGGCCAACCTGGGCAGCGGCAGCCTGGCGTCGCAGAAGGTCTACTACCAGCGCCTCTTCAAGTGCCTCAACGACGCGTGGCGGCCGATCTTCAAGGACCTCGGCCAGAACAAGCCCGATCCCGGCCTGGTCGTGTTCGACCAGCCGGTCTCGACCGCGTGCGGCAACTTCCAGCCGCTGTCCGGCCGGGTGCTGGCGTTCTACTGCTACGGCAACCAGGTCATGTACGTCGACGTGAAGCAGATGAACCGCGCGTTCGGCCCGCAGCAGGACCTGGCGTACCTGATGACCATCGCGCACGAGTACGGCCATCACGTGCAGGGTGTCACCGGACTGTTCTACGCGCGGGCCGTGTACCTGCAGGACCACCCGGAGCGGAAACTCGACAGCTCGCGCCGCAACGAACTCCAGGCGTCCTGTTTCGCGGGCGTGTTCAGCAAGGCCGTCGCGAAGTCCTACCCGTTGACGGACCGGGAGGACGAGTTCAAGGAGCAGTCCAGCAACAGCTTCGGAGAGTCACCGTCCACACCGGACGACGAGCGGACGCACGGGCTGGCGACCAGCCAGGGCTTCTGGATCCAGAACGGCTACAACATCGGCGCCAACAAGGCTTGTGACACCTTCGCGGCCCCGGAGCGCCTGGTGCAGTAA
- a CDS encoding DUF2207 domain-containing protein → MRLRLLGLSLCALGLLGLSVVPAAAADSSATADPVVTNYDSQVRVERDGLLRVAETWKLSNVNGTFTRFIVTRDHLPDDVDHVQQIGDLQVKAGGQDKKAELKTEGDVTSIAIPDVTSSTTELQVTYTVKGAVAETLDGTEVRFAPLTGINLPIQNANVVFSVPEVTHVACFAGPVDSNIPCTLAQIGETSGPTFQQADLPPGNTVLMAVGFPKGQIAANSIVEYRHTFKRAFSTDAAQLITALVVLLLGAAALFALYRLRGRDQVDPRRVVPASLFSLGTDARIDFTPPSDLRPGEVGTLIDERIDPVDVTATIIDLAVRGHISIVELEHSTEFARPDWELRRVANAPSEELQRYENVLIRAIFGDADSVLVSELGKQVRANLGEVQDALYDGVVKRGWFTERPDRTRSLWATIGIAVTVVGVVATVLLALLSTWGLLGIAITLVGVGLLVVGRYMPAKASAAGRVLGQVAAIRGELLEMDVSELPTDQHAELCSRALPYAVVLGGSERWIDALVATDATPDEEDSGFAWYHGPRGWHLQYLPDSLRNLTTNLTGALFAR, encoded by the coding sequence ATGCGTCTACGTCTCCTCGGGCTCTCCCTGTGTGCCCTCGGCCTGCTCGGCCTGTCCGTTGTCCCGGCCGCCGCGGCCGACAGCAGCGCGACCGCCGACCCGGTGGTCACCAACTACGACAGTCAGGTCCGGGTCGAACGTGACGGCCTGCTCCGGGTCGCCGAGACCTGGAAGCTCAGCAACGTCAACGGGACCTTCACGCGGTTCATCGTCACGCGGGACCACCTGCCCGACGACGTCGACCACGTGCAGCAGATCGGCGACCTGCAGGTCAAGGCCGGCGGCCAGGACAAGAAGGCCGAGCTGAAGACCGAGGGCGACGTCACGTCGATCGCGATCCCGGACGTCACCAGCAGTACTACGGAGCTCCAGGTCACGTACACCGTGAAGGGCGCGGTGGCGGAGACCCTGGACGGCACCGAGGTGCGGTTCGCGCCGCTGACCGGGATCAACCTCCCGATCCAGAACGCGAACGTGGTCTTCAGCGTGCCCGAGGTGACGCACGTCGCCTGCTTCGCCGGCCCGGTCGACAGCAACATCCCGTGCACGCTGGCGCAGATCGGCGAGACTTCCGGCCCGACGTTCCAGCAGGCGGACCTGCCGCCGGGGAACACGGTGCTGATGGCCGTCGGGTTCCCGAAGGGCCAGATCGCGGCGAACTCGATCGTCGAGTACCGGCACACCTTCAAGCGCGCGTTCTCGACCGACGCGGCCCAGCTGATCACCGCGCTCGTGGTGCTGCTGCTCGGTGCGGCGGCGCTGTTCGCGTTGTACCGGCTGCGCGGCCGGGACCAGGTCGACCCGCGGCGCGTCGTACCGGCGTCGCTGTTCAGCCTGGGCACCGACGCGCGGATCGACTTCACGCCGCCGTCCGACCTGCGCCCTGGCGAGGTCGGCACGCTGATCGACGAGCGGATCGACCCGGTCGACGTGACCGCGACGATCATCGACCTGGCCGTCCGCGGTCACATCTCGATCGTCGAGCTGGAGCACAGCACCGAGTTCGCGCGGCCGGACTGGGAGCTGCGCCGGGTCGCGAACGCGCCGTCGGAGGAACTGCAGCGGTACGAGAACGTGCTGATCCGCGCGATCTTCGGCGACGCCGACTCGGTGCTGGTCTCGGAGCTCGGCAAGCAGGTCCGGGCGAACCTCGGCGAGGTCCAGGACGCGTTGTACGACGGTGTGGTCAAGCGCGGCTGGTTCACCGAGCGCCCGGACCGGACCCGCTCGCTGTGGGCGACGATCGGGATCGCGGTCACCGTCGTCGGTGTCGTCGCGACCGTGCTGCTCGCGCTGCTGTCGACCTGGGGCCTGCTCGGGATCGCGATCACGCTGGTCGGTGTCGGCCTGCTCGTGGTCGGCCGCTACATGCCGGCCAAGGCGTCGGCCGCCGGCCGCGTCCTCGGTCAGGTCGCCGCGATCCGCGGTGAGCTGCTGGAGATGGACGTCAGCGAGCTGCCGACCGACCAGCACGCCGAGCTCTGCTCGCGCGCGCTGCCGTACGCCGTCGTCCTCGGCGGCTCGGAGCGCTGGATCGACGCACTGGTCGCGACCGACGCCACGCCGGACGAGGAGGACTCGGGCTTCGCCTGGTACCACGGCCCGCGCGGCTGGCACCTGCAGTACCTGCCCGACTCGCTCCGCAACCTCACCACGAACCTCACCGGCGCACTCTTCGCCCGCTGA
- a CDS encoding neutral zinc metallopeptidase — MSGNQWGPPPGQQYPQQPPPPPWQQGPGYGGPPQPGGPAGPPQGPPYQGPPQAPPYQQGPPFQGPPQGPPFQGAPFQGPPPGPQPFHGQPQFGWGAPPGGPRPPKKKGRGGLIAALVLLGVLVIGFGILRFALKGDGDPSYAQPTTTSSYSPTAKPTAAPSTRATSNVPTAKPTTRPPRPTTSRSTTTSTPTTKPGPTDSDLVVRNQLYKAGAMAPVGCKESRARQSTVAGARANYKNLLGCLNKSWAPLVAKAGGRFRAPNVRIFSGQVSTPCGTKSDSGPPFFCGVNDTIYMNLTEDIGNYNRYSQSYQKVWARMWMLHQFAHEYGHHIQYNMGILQAYSRIRYERPTYAMELQDSRRLELQASCFSDIFIGSNRRTYPITGQSLTQWRWLIGNVTDYANDHGDANNHKYWALRGWDKRNPAACNTFVAPAAKVQ, encoded by the coding sequence GTGTCAGGCAACCAATGGGGTCCACCGCCCGGGCAGCAGTACCCGCAGCAGCCGCCACCTCCGCCGTGGCAGCAGGGGCCGGGGTACGGCGGCCCGCCGCAACCCGGAGGTCCTGCCGGGCCGCCGCAAGGTCCGCCGTACCAGGGTCCGCCGCAGGCTCCGCCGTACCAGCAGGGACCTCCTTTTCAGGGACCGCCTCAGGGGCCTCCGTTCCAGGGGGCTCCTTTTCAGGGGCCGCCTCCCGGGCCGCAGCCGTTCCACGGGCAGCCGCAGTTCGGCTGGGGCGCTCCGCCCGGTGGACCGCGGCCGCCGAAGAAGAAGGGCCGCGGCGGCCTGATCGCCGCGCTCGTGCTGCTCGGCGTACTGGTGATCGGCTTCGGCATTCTGCGGTTCGCGCTGAAGGGCGACGGCGACCCGAGCTACGCGCAGCCGACCACCACCTCGTCGTACAGCCCGACCGCCAAGCCGACGGCCGCCCCGTCGACGCGGGCGACCAGCAACGTGCCCACGGCCAAGCCGACCACCCGGCCGCCGCGGCCGACGACCAGCCGGTCCACGACGACCAGCACGCCGACGACCAAACCCGGCCCGACCGACAGCGACCTGGTCGTGCGGAACCAGCTCTACAAGGCCGGCGCGATGGCGCCGGTGGGCTGCAAGGAGTCCCGGGCGCGGCAGAGCACCGTGGCCGGCGCGCGCGCCAACTACAAGAACCTGCTGGGCTGCCTGAACAAGTCGTGGGCGCCGCTGGTCGCCAAGGCGGGCGGGCGGTTCCGGGCGCCGAACGTGCGGATCTTCAGCGGCCAGGTGTCGACGCCGTGCGGGACGAAGAGCGACTCCGGCCCGCCGTTCTTCTGCGGCGTGAACGACACCATCTACATGAACCTGACCGAGGACATCGGCAACTACAACCGGTACTCGCAGAGCTATCAGAAGGTCTGGGCGCGGATGTGGATGCTGCACCAGTTCGCCCATGAGTACGGGCACCACATCCAATACAACATGGGCATCCTGCAGGCGTACTCGCGGATCCGCTACGAGCGGCCGACGTACGCGATGGAGCTGCAGGACAGCCGGCGGCTCGAGCTCCAGGCGTCGTGCTTCTCGGACATCTTCATCGGGTCGAACCGGCGGACCTATCCGATCACCGGGCAGTCCCTCACGCAGTGGCGCTGGCTGATCGGCAACGTGACCGACTACGCCAACGACCACGGCGACGCGAACAACCACAAGTACTGGGCGCTGCGTGGCTGGGACAAGCGCAACCCGGCCGCCTGCAACACCTTCGTCGCACCGGCCGCCAAGGTGCAGTGA
- a CDS encoding neutral zinc metallopeptidase, with amino-acid sequence MGQPVQQGPTWQYPPIPIPQPPGGRRRRKKKTLSRGLLIGLVVLAVLVLGSGITLIVRTVGGGDPEAKVTPTTTASETPSPSESPSASPSPSPSTPRGPTVDEVVKGSRLYSIGPVAASKCAEPPFAPVTVPAAQQYYNRLLPCLNRTWWLAMKKANLPFRNPKAVVYVGKVPSPCGVQRSVRAAYCAANETIYLPFAVDNRYYKSNPVYARAVMLNTFAHEYGHHVQKLSGILASSMSRQQKMTPNQKLMESRRRELQATCLGAVYLGANATYIPMNGVLLTNWKFLIAHSGDDYARPRVHDHGNRVSNYQWSVAGYNNKKPDSCNTFTAADVRVN; translated from the coding sequence ATGGGGCAGCCTGTGCAGCAGGGTCCGACCTGGCAGTATCCGCCGATTCCGATTCCGCAGCCTCCGGGTGGGCGGCGGCGGCGTAAGAAGAAGACCTTGTCGCGGGGGTTGCTGATCGGGCTTGTCGTGCTGGCGGTGCTGGTGCTCGGGTCAGGGATCACGCTGATCGTCCGCACCGTCGGCGGCGGCGACCCGGAGGCCAAGGTGACGCCGACGACCACCGCATCGGAGACACCGTCGCCGTCGGAGAGCCCGTCCGCCTCGCCGTCGCCGTCGCCGTCGACGCCCCGCGGCCCGACGGTGGACGAGGTCGTGAAGGGCAGCCGGCTGTACTCGATCGGCCCGGTCGCCGCGTCGAAGTGCGCGGAGCCGCCGTTCGCACCCGTCACCGTCCCGGCAGCGCAGCAGTACTACAACCGCCTGCTCCCCTGCCTGAACCGCACCTGGTGGCTGGCGATGAAGAAGGCGAACCTCCCGTTCCGCAACCCGAAGGCCGTCGTGTACGTCGGCAAGGTCCCGTCGCCGTGCGGCGTCCAGCGCAGCGTGCGGGCGGCGTACTGCGCGGCGAACGAGACGATCTACCTGCCGTTCGCGGTCGACAACCGGTACTACAAGTCCAACCCGGTGTACGCCCGCGCGGTCATGCTCAACACCTTCGCCCACGAGTACGGCCACCACGTGCAGAAGCTGAGCGGGATCCTCGCCTCGTCGATGTCCCGGCAGCAGAAGATGACGCCGAACCAGAAGCTCATGGAGAGCCGCCGGCGCGAGCTGCAGGCGACCTGTCTCGGCGCCGTCTACCTCGGCGCGAACGCGACGTACATCCCGATGAACGGCGTACTGCTGACCAACTGGAAGTTCCTGATCGCGCACTCGGGTGACGACTACGCCCGGCCGCGCGTGCACGACCACGGCAACCGGGTCAGCAACTACCAGTGGTCGGTCGCGGGCTACAACAACAAGAAGCCCGACTCCTGCAACACCTTCACCGCGGCCGACGTCCGGGTGAACTGA
- a CDS encoding DUF2207 domain-containing protein, translating into MSPKRRLLPAALLLSLTAPVAGLFVALSPVSAQAAVRADDQITAYDADATLTKDGRLQVKETVDLTAGGTTFSRTLTTRVRSDADRDRTYELTDVSATVNGQPAQGFQNESTDDGRKLTLNVSGQSKIVYSYTVDNVVAESTEGREVSWPIVQGFGTAIPKATLSVNIPFATWVTCFAGRTGSSMPCTSSQLAESAALEIEQNGVPAGGRVTFLTGLSAQGNVEPNAEYATRWSLGRAFTVDFTTVGLAVVVFGLGLLGAVGLWFFRGRDAAKVGDGAPERPVLDGADGPQFAAPDGIRPGQVGTVVDETADVVDITATLLDLAVRNYLTIVEQPRESHFGRLDWELRRLHPGGPELLAYEKALLDAVFADGDSVLVSALGPSLRPRLNLVREQLYADVVTQGWFKSRPDADRNRWTTAGVVLLGAGVVLTIVLAIVSKFALVGFAVMAAGVVLALVGQIAPARTARGAAVLGRVAGLQQYLAHETSADLPESHRLEFASRCLPYAAVLGLTEKWALEIAATDDDDDPDAGIGWYSGPENWHLSDIGESLSNFVTSFGGTLTTARRLFG; encoded by the coding sequence ATGTCACCGAAGCGCCGCCTCCTCCCGGCAGCCCTGCTGTTGTCCCTGACCGCCCCGGTCGCCGGCCTGTTCGTTGCCCTGAGCCCGGTGTCCGCGCAGGCCGCGGTCCGGGCCGACGACCAGATCACGGCGTACGACGCGGACGCGACGCTGACCAAGGACGGCCGGCTGCAGGTCAAGGAGACGGTCGACCTGACCGCCGGCGGTACGACGTTCAGCCGGACGCTGACCACCCGGGTCCGGTCCGACGCCGACCGCGACCGCACGTACGAGCTGACCGACGTCTCAGCGACGGTGAACGGGCAGCCCGCGCAGGGCTTCCAGAACGAGAGCACCGACGACGGCCGCAAGCTGACGCTGAACGTGTCCGGCCAGTCCAAGATCGTCTACAGCTACACCGTGGACAACGTGGTCGCCGAGTCGACCGAGGGCCGCGAGGTGAGCTGGCCGATCGTGCAGGGCTTCGGCACCGCGATCCCGAAGGCCACGCTGAGCGTCAACATCCCGTTCGCCACCTGGGTGACCTGCTTCGCCGGCCGCACCGGGTCGAGCATGCCGTGTACGTCGTCCCAGCTGGCCGAGTCGGCCGCGCTCGAGATCGAGCAGAACGGCGTACCCGCCGGCGGCCGGGTGACGTTCCTGACCGGGCTGAGCGCCCAGGGCAACGTCGAACCGAACGCGGAGTACGCGACCCGCTGGTCGCTCGGGCGGGCCTTCACCGTGGACTTCACCACGGTCGGGCTGGCCGTGGTCGTGTTCGGGCTCGGTCTGCTCGGTGCGGTCGGTCTGTGGTTCTTCCGCGGCCGGGACGCCGCCAAGGTCGGCGACGGCGCGCCGGAGCGACCGGTGCTCGACGGCGCCGACGGACCCCAGTTCGCGGCGCCGGACGGCATCCGGCCCGGCCAGGTCGGCACGGTGGTGGACGAGACCGCCGACGTCGTCGACATCACCGCGACGCTGCTGGACCTTGCCGTGCGCAACTACCTGACGATCGTCGAGCAGCCGCGCGAGTCGCACTTCGGCCGGCTGGACTGGGAGCTGCGGCGGCTGCACCCGGGCGGCCCCGAGCTGCTCGCCTACGAGAAGGCGCTGCTGGACGCGGTGTTCGCGGACGGCGACTCGGTGCTGGTCTCCGCGCTCGGCCCGTCGCTGCGGCCGCGGCTCAACCTGGTCCGCGAGCAGCTGTACGCCGACGTGGTCACGCAGGGCTGGTTCAAGAGCCGCCCGGACGCCGACCGGAACCGCTGGACCACCGCCGGTGTGGTGCTGCTCGGGGCGGGCGTCGTACTGACCATCGTGCTCGCGATCGTGAGCAAGTTCGCGCTGGTCGGGTTCGCGGTGATGGCGGCCGGGGTGGTGCTCGCGCTCGTCGGTCAGATCGCGCCGGCCCGGACCGCGCGCGGTGCCGCCGTACTGGGCCGGGTGGCCGGTCTGCAGCAGTACCTCGCCCACGAGACGTCGGCCGACCTGCCGGAGTCGCACCGGCTCGAGTTCGCGTCCCGGTGCCTGCCGTACGCCGCTGTGCTCGGGCTGACCGAGAAGTGGGCGCTGGAGATCGCGGCGACCGATGACGACGACGACCCCGACGCCGGTATCGGCTGGTACTCCGGCCCGGAGAACTGGCACCTGTCCGACATCGGCGAGTCGCTGAGCAACTTCGTGACGTCCTTCGGCGGCACCCTGACCACCGCCCGCCGCCTGTTCGGCTGA